A section of the Bombus terrestris chromosome 2, iyBomTerr1.2, whole genome shotgun sequence genome encodes:
- the LOC100648584 gene encoding C2 domain-containing protein 3 isoform X1, protein MDTKMKFKKSLPPLVEGKIHGYLKFVIDEVIWSKKNFGDIRIFLSWWGETDRTEFRPADITKDIVRSEEEITEVYAIRTNINLFEEYIKNCESVELLVVSKETNIIIGTSQITDLLEILNCKPYFRYVPIVSNHENKIGEIHVSMKLEYMTKAFSMQLKTHKCGKEQGTDNTLVSTSNNFKNQDYLISDRCTVNKKIKPEESDTYKSILKLKRTEFQESVNKLSNEVADRLVAQIVTRAQRLRGDLFKETYDEDEFSSSDNSINNGFQTYVSAKNKEKLYECVSCKDMMSSIECKTCTLKSTTLHPSLTDLASSSLKTFRYDNKSTTNNTSSSKMKSLIEDALSEKKLCIDSKDAELFDFATYIQINVDSFTLSPAGYRRVKSSSLSHNDNIFSSATYFVQYDMIFDHMKENDKKESKPVRICSKKQTNHVVYFNHNNVYRISKLKYYTALQIKFKIFVRHVNKRSLIELGNATINLNEIIKNKSWKFAQHLIILNKEIKTGELNVIIELGPDSNHYEKQYISSMSVKENIPILDTSESLSEAKNKGSKNITKNQSTTDNEVTTISDEIVNFPITDSNSVITKCVSQSITESIDDKKTDIKHDKNRIQDKVLLHGLIYVVEGKELSELNTYLICRAFWREDKTKSQVCNNTKNPFYQFCQLVPLIYDSDLLKRIKDNYIIIEVYSRNNNIDNLLGLTKLSVHQLYVAYRDPRVLPYLLLSKYPVVSVDGWVPIIDPVTGQSSGQLFALVALGTAEQITLLKTTRNLQTMNATSQILHLDKFSDLQNTPRIHAFIKDERESNFSNSKTQECQTDISTVKEFKFNEKSQEKTSNLRHSILQNTVDHLTQVLNVNKIKIDQAIQTEINFEEKQQSNTGQICSNELNFNNSSDDSDNNSVKHNLYLPTETYRSVGVGAEYNEETDQHPKSNHSNTTFESSTINHVENESTNSTYNQTMFRAIVEIECALHLPKIEKINETVEPSTYVSFQAIKSDHTKASNSYMITNTFPHSCNPKWNWKCDTALPTELLLHDKKRLILKIWRILDTDNSMEINLEKDIVIGFSAIDLSVLINGFPTVSGWFHIMDFTGKCNGQIKICITPLANLSLFGKPMTSLSATRLPICSMSQLNWVPLNMYETHSHDIEQTKTSNNSSTFTQEEEKSEHSENQLNDPITHIDFEDVSMSFLSLSLKQKLTELDEITKRLESRLRDVTNTAFEDDLENEFELNEQNSDNENNDCKIITPILSIATRDYNSRICHNTSTTENENQNTSNETSIQNFLSQTYISYNNAVSCEIMKSDSSKILNSYSKRNLSNDNSEIQQSEHLVQNSRPLDNTFTDYPERGAKAHINYLLDKLSLQFPTQTCLTKTIPMEKNITNVLTHLPSSNNLQDSNKHNQEHKTSILCNQMDDIHELTIQNSENPINNCTTKSEVDTYDKNSSETSMHSQTANKVSKVIREELIAEENSNTSKYDELTTYLVTSNIRHMDLNNICNPLLYQHLVPDLHYSHTPLEEETIKQLDNRYSKVFNKSISNKLNRIHSSVETNLSLANAERFKTIPSGVSENIDNSIDLTVLHNTNYNDLLASNSTESTTTISINNSIIKSIDSEVVENDDSVSSETSLLVLSRQAPDGGNPIEDNKKPLITQQEDKILHS, encoded by the exons ATGGATACGaagatgaaatttaaaaaatctttgcCTCCGTTAGTTGAAGGCAAAATTCatggttatttaaaatttgtcatTGATGAAGTCATTTGGTCAAAGAAAAATTTTGgtgatattagaatatttttatcttgGTGGGGAGAAACTGATAGAACTGAATTTAG ACCAGCAGATATTACAAAAGATATTGTAAGATCAGAGGAAGAAATAACTGAGGTTTATGCTATTCGTACAAATATAAATCTCTTTGAAGAATACATTAAGAATTGTGAATCTGTAGAATTACTGGTTGTTAGTAAAGAAACTAATATAATTATTGGAACATCACAAATCACAGATTTATTAGAGATTCTTAATTGTAAACCATATTTTAGATATGTACCTATTGTAAGTaatcatgaaaataaaatagGAGAAATTCATGTTTCTATGAAGTTAGAATATATGACAAAAGCTTTTAGTATGCAATTAAAAACACATAAATGTGGAAAAGAGCAAGGTACTGATAATACCTTAGTTTCAACtagtaataattttaagaatcaGGATTATTTGATATCTGATAGGTGTACAgttaacaaaaaaataaaacccGAAGAAAGTGATACttataaatctattttaaaattgaaaaggaCGGAATTTCAAGAATCTGTAAATAAACTTAGTAATGAAGTAGCTGATAGACTTGTTGCTCAGATTGTTACAAGAGCTCAAAGGCTCAGAGgagatttatttaaagaaacatatgATGAAGATGAATTTAGTTCTAGTGATAATTCCATAAATAATGGATTTCAAACTTATGTTTCtgctaaaaataaagaaaaattatatgaatGTGTTTCGTGCAAAGATATGATGTCATCTATTGAATGTAAAACATGTACATTGAAATCAACAACTTTGCATCCAAGTTTGACAGATCTTGCATCTAGTAGTTTAAAAACATTTAGATATGATAATAAGAGTACGACAAATAATACATCTTCTTCAAAAATGAAGTCCTTAATAGAAGATGCACTTTCAGAAAAAAAATTGTGTATTGATTCAAAAg ATGCTGAACTATTTGATTTTGCTACTTATATCCAAATTAATGTAGACTCATTTACTTTAAGTCCTGCTGGTTATAGACGTGTAAAATCATCTTCATTATCAC ATAacgataacattttttcatctgCAACATATTTTGTTCAATATGACATGATATTCGATCATATGAAAGAAAATGACAAAAAGGAAAGTAAACCTGTAAGAATATGTtctaaaaaacaaacaaatcaCG tGGTTTATTTTAATCACAACAATGTATATAGAATATCAAAACTAAAATACTATACAGCattgcaaataaaatttaaaatatttgttcgtcATGTCAACAAAAGATCATTAATTGAATTAGGCAATGCTACTATTAatcttaatgaaattataaaaaataaaagttggAAATTCGCACAACATCTAATTATacttaataaagaaataaaaacaggagaattaaatgtaattatagAATTAGGTCCAGATTCTAATCATTATGAAAAACAGTACATTA GTAGTATGTCTGTTAAAGAAAACATTCCTATTTTGGATACATCAGAATCACTTAGTGAAGCTAAAAATAAAGGGAGCaagaatattacaaaaaatcaGTCTACAACAGATAATGAAGTAACAACAATTTCAGATGAAATAGTAAATTTTCCAATTACTGATAGTAATTCAGTTATTACAAAGTGTGTATCACAATCTATAACAGAAAGCATAGATGATAAAAAAACGGATATAAAACATGACAAAAATAGAATACAAGATAAg GTTTTACTTCACGGTTTAATATATGTAGTGGAAGGGAAAGAACTATCAGAATTAAATACTTATTTAATATGCAGAGCATTTTGGAGAGAGGATAAGACTAAAAGTCAAGTCTGTAACAATACAAAAAATccattttatcaattttgtcaa tTAGTACCCCTTATTTATGACAGTGATTTATTAAAACGTATTAAAGACAATTACATAATCATTGAAGTTTAttcaagaaataataatatagataatcTATTAGGATTAACAAAATTATCTGTACATCAGTTATATGTTGCATACAGAGATCCACgagtattaccatatttattattatctaag TATCCTGTGGTAAGTGTGGATGGCTGGGTACCAATTATAGATCCTGTAACTGGTCAATCTTCTGGTCAGTTGTTTGCACTAGTAGCTCTTGGAACTGCTGAACAAATTACGTTATTAAAGACGACAAGAAATTTGCAAACTATGAATGCTACGTCACAAATATTGCATTTAGACAAATTTTCTGATTTACAAAATACTCCTCGCATACATGCTTTCATTAAAGATGAAAGAGagtcaaatttttcaaattcgaaaactCAAGAATGTCAAACTGATATCTCAACTGTTAAAGagtttaaatttaatgaaaaatcacAAGAAAAAACTTCAAATTTAAGACATTCTATTCTACAAAATACAGTTGATCATTTAACGCAAGTTTTAAATGTTAATAAGATTAAAATAGATCAAGCAATACAGACTGAGataaattttgaagaaaaacAACAATCGAATACAGGACAGATATGTTCAAACGAATTGAACTTTAATAACAGTTCTGATGATAGTGATAATAATAGCGTTAAACATAATCTTTATTTACCAACAGAAACATATAGAAGTGTTGGAGTTGGTGCTGAGTACAATGAAGAAACTGATCAACATCCAAAAAGTAATCACAGTAATACAACATTTGAATCATCAACTATAAATCATGTAGAGAATGAATCAACGAATTCTACGTATAATCAAACAATGTTTAGAGCTATTGTGGAGATTGAATGTGCATTACATTTgccaaaaatagaaaaaattaatgaaactgtTGAACCAAGTACATATGTATCATTTCAGGCCATTAAATCTGATCATACAAAAGCTTCAAACTCGTATATGATTACTAATACGTTTCCACATAGTTGCAACCCTAAATGGAATTGGAAATGTGATACAGCATTACCGACAGAACTGCTTTTACAT GATAAAAAGAgattaattctaaaaatttgGCGAATATTAGATACAGATAATAGTATGGAAATAAACTTAGAGAAAGATATTGTTATTGGATTCTCTGCTATTGATCTCTCAGTTTTGATTAATGGCTTTCCGACAGTATCTGGTTGGTTTCATATAATGGACTTTACTGGAAAATGCAATGGACaaattaaa atatgTATAACACCATTAGctaatttatcattatttggAAAACCTATGACATCGTTAAGTGCAACCCGACTACCAATATGTTCTATGTCACAATTAAATTGGGTTCcattaaatatgtatgaaacACATTCTCATGATATAGAACAAACTAAAACTAGTAATAACTCATCAACATTTACACAGGAAGAAGAGAAATCAGAACATAGTGAAAATCAATTAAATGATCCTATTACTCACATTGATTTTGAAGATGTATCTATGTCATTTTTATCCTTATCCTTAAA acAAAAATTAACAGAATTAGATGAAATAACAAAACGCCTAGAATCACGATTACGTGATGTCACAAATACGGCTTTTGAAGATGATTTAGAAAATGAATTTGAATTAAATGAACAAAATAGCGATAATGAAAATAACGATTGTAAAATTATCACTCCAATACTATCTATTGCTACAAGAGATTACAATAGCAGAATATGCCACAATACAAGTACTACAGAAAATGAAAACCAAAATACATCAAATGAAACGAGTATTCAAAATTTTTTGTCTCAAACTTATATTAGTTACAACAATGCAGTTAGTTGTGAAATAATGAAATCTGATTCttctaaaatattgaattctTATAGTAAACGAAATTTATCAAATGACAATTCTGAAATACAACAAAGTGAACATTTAGTGCAAAATAGTAGACCACTGGACAATACTTTCACTGATTACCCAGAACGAGGAGCAAAAGcacatataaattatttacttgATAAACTATCTCTGCAGTTTCCTACACAAACCTGTTTGACTAAGACTATACCAATGGAAAAAAATATTACTAATGTATTAACACATTTACCAAGTAGTAATAATTTACAAGACAGTAATAAACATAACCAAGAACACAAAACATCTATATTATGTAATCAAATGGATGACATACATGAGTTAACTATCCAAAACTCAGAAAATCctataaataattgtacaaCTAAGTCAGAGGTTGATACATATGATAAAAATTCATCTGAGACATCTATGCACTCACAAACTGCTAATAAAGTATCGAAAGTAATTCGTGAAGAATTAATTGCTGAAGAAAATAGCAATACATCTAAATATGATGAATTAACAACGTATCTTGTAACTTCAAATATTCGTCATATGGATTTAAATAACATTTGTAATCCTCTTTTATATCAGCATTTAGTACCTGATTTACATTACTCACATACACCATTAGAAGAAGAAACTATCAAACAATTAGATAATCGATATAGTAAAGtgtttaataaatcaataagtaataaattaaatagaataCATAGTTCGGTGGAAACTAATTTATCTCTAGCAAATGCTGAACGTTTTAAAACAATACCATCTGGAGTATcagaaaatattgataatagtATTGATTTAACTGTTCTCCATAATACTAATTACAATGACTTATTGGCTAGTAATAGTACAGAATCGACTACAACTATATCAATTAACAAttcaataataaaatcaattgATTCAGAAGTAGTTGAAAATGACGATTCTGTATCTTCTGAAACATCTCTTCTTGTGCTTTCAAGGCAAGCACCTGATGGTGGTAATCCTATAGAAGATAATAAAAAGCCATTAATTACACAACAAGAAGATAAAATTCTCCACTCATAA
- the LOC100648584 gene encoding uncharacterized protein LOC100648584 isoform X2, whose protein sequence is MKLEYMTKAFSMQLKTHKCGKEQGTDNTLVSTSNNFKNQDYLISDRCTVNKKIKPEESDTYKSILKLKRTEFQESVNKLSNEVADRLVAQIVTRAQRLRGDLFKETYDEDEFSSSDNSINNGFQTYVSAKNKEKLYECVSCKDMMSSIECKTCTLKSTTLHPSLTDLASSSLKTFRYDNKSTTNNTSSSKMKSLIEDALSEKKLCIDSKDAELFDFATYIQINVDSFTLSPAGYRRVKSSSLSHNDNIFSSATYFVQYDMIFDHMKENDKKESKPVRICSKKQTNHVVYFNHNNVYRISKLKYYTALQIKFKIFVRHVNKRSLIELGNATINLNEIIKNKSWKFAQHLIILNKEIKTGELNVIIELGPDSNHYEKQYISSMSVKENIPILDTSESLSEAKNKGSKNITKNQSTTDNEVTTISDEIVNFPITDSNSVITKCVSQSITESIDDKKTDIKHDKNRIQDKVLLHGLIYVVEGKELSELNTYLICRAFWREDKTKSQVCNNTKNPFYQFCQLVPLIYDSDLLKRIKDNYIIIEVYSRNNNIDNLLGLTKLSVHQLYVAYRDPRVLPYLLLSKYPVVSVDGWVPIIDPVTGQSSGQLFALVALGTAEQITLLKTTRNLQTMNATSQILHLDKFSDLQNTPRIHAFIKDERESNFSNSKTQECQTDISTVKEFKFNEKSQEKTSNLRHSILQNTVDHLTQVLNVNKIKIDQAIQTEINFEEKQQSNTGQICSNELNFNNSSDDSDNNSVKHNLYLPTETYRSVGVGAEYNEETDQHPKSNHSNTTFESSTINHVENESTNSTYNQTMFRAIVEIECALHLPKIEKINETVEPSTYVSFQAIKSDHTKASNSYMITNTFPHSCNPKWNWKCDTALPTELLLHDKKRLILKIWRILDTDNSMEINLEKDIVIGFSAIDLSVLINGFPTVSGWFHIMDFTGKCNGQIKICITPLANLSLFGKPMTSLSATRLPICSMSQLNWVPLNMYETHSHDIEQTKTSNNSSTFTQEEEKSEHSENQLNDPITHIDFEDVSMSFLSLSLKQKLTELDEITKRLESRLRDVTNTAFEDDLENEFELNEQNSDNENNDCKIITPILSIATRDYNSRICHNTSTTENENQNTSNETSIQNFLSQTYISYNNAVSCEIMKSDSSKILNSYSKRNLSNDNSEIQQSEHLVQNSRPLDNTFTDYPERGAKAHINYLLDKLSLQFPTQTCLTKTIPMEKNITNVLTHLPSSNNLQDSNKHNQEHKTSILCNQMDDIHELTIQNSENPINNCTTKSEVDTYDKNSSETSMHSQTANKVSKVIREELIAEENSNTSKYDELTTYLVTSNIRHMDLNNICNPLLYQHLVPDLHYSHTPLEEETIKQLDNRYSKVFNKSISNKLNRIHSSVETNLSLANAERFKTIPSGVSENIDNSIDLTVLHNTNYNDLLASNSTESTTTISINNSIIKSIDSEVVENDDSVSSETSLLVLSRQAPDGGNPIEDNKKPLITQQEDKILHS, encoded by the exons ATGAAGTTAGAATATATGACAAAAGCTTTTAGTATGCAATTAAAAACACATAAATGTGGAAAAGAGCAAGGTACTGATAATACCTTAGTTTCAACtagtaataattttaagaatcaGGATTATTTGATATCTGATAGGTGTACAgttaacaaaaaaataaaacccGAAGAAAGTGATACttataaatctattttaaaattgaaaaggaCGGAATTTCAAGAATCTGTAAATAAACTTAGTAATGAAGTAGCTGATAGACTTGTTGCTCAGATTGTTACAAGAGCTCAAAGGCTCAGAGgagatttatttaaagaaacatatgATGAAGATGAATTTAGTTCTAGTGATAATTCCATAAATAATGGATTTCAAACTTATGTTTCtgctaaaaataaagaaaaattatatgaatGTGTTTCGTGCAAAGATATGATGTCATCTATTGAATGTAAAACATGTACATTGAAATCAACAACTTTGCATCCAAGTTTGACAGATCTTGCATCTAGTAGTTTAAAAACATTTAGATATGATAATAAGAGTACGACAAATAATACATCTTCTTCAAAAATGAAGTCCTTAATAGAAGATGCACTTTCAGAAAAAAAATTGTGTATTGATTCAAAAg ATGCTGAACTATTTGATTTTGCTACTTATATCCAAATTAATGTAGACTCATTTACTTTAAGTCCTGCTGGTTATAGACGTGTAAAATCATCTTCATTATCAC ATAacgataacattttttcatctgCAACATATTTTGTTCAATATGACATGATATTCGATCATATGAAAGAAAATGACAAAAAGGAAAGTAAACCTGTAAGAATATGTtctaaaaaacaaacaaatcaCG tGGTTTATTTTAATCACAACAATGTATATAGAATATCAAAACTAAAATACTATACAGCattgcaaataaaatttaaaatatttgttcgtcATGTCAACAAAAGATCATTAATTGAATTAGGCAATGCTACTATTAatcttaatgaaattataaaaaataaaagttggAAATTCGCACAACATCTAATTATacttaataaagaaataaaaacaggagaattaaatgtaattatagAATTAGGTCCAGATTCTAATCATTATGAAAAACAGTACATTA GTAGTATGTCTGTTAAAGAAAACATTCCTATTTTGGATACATCAGAATCACTTAGTGAAGCTAAAAATAAAGGGAGCaagaatattacaaaaaatcaGTCTACAACAGATAATGAAGTAACAACAATTTCAGATGAAATAGTAAATTTTCCAATTACTGATAGTAATTCAGTTATTACAAAGTGTGTATCACAATCTATAACAGAAAGCATAGATGATAAAAAAACGGATATAAAACATGACAAAAATAGAATACAAGATAAg GTTTTACTTCACGGTTTAATATATGTAGTGGAAGGGAAAGAACTATCAGAATTAAATACTTATTTAATATGCAGAGCATTTTGGAGAGAGGATAAGACTAAAAGTCAAGTCTGTAACAATACAAAAAATccattttatcaattttgtcaa tTAGTACCCCTTATTTATGACAGTGATTTATTAAAACGTATTAAAGACAATTACATAATCATTGAAGTTTAttcaagaaataataatatagataatcTATTAGGATTAACAAAATTATCTGTACATCAGTTATATGTTGCATACAGAGATCCACgagtattaccatatttattattatctaag TATCCTGTGGTAAGTGTGGATGGCTGGGTACCAATTATAGATCCTGTAACTGGTCAATCTTCTGGTCAGTTGTTTGCACTAGTAGCTCTTGGAACTGCTGAACAAATTACGTTATTAAAGACGACAAGAAATTTGCAAACTATGAATGCTACGTCACAAATATTGCATTTAGACAAATTTTCTGATTTACAAAATACTCCTCGCATACATGCTTTCATTAAAGATGAAAGAGagtcaaatttttcaaattcgaaaactCAAGAATGTCAAACTGATATCTCAACTGTTAAAGagtttaaatttaatgaaaaatcacAAGAAAAAACTTCAAATTTAAGACATTCTATTCTACAAAATACAGTTGATCATTTAACGCAAGTTTTAAATGTTAATAAGATTAAAATAGATCAAGCAATACAGACTGAGataaattttgaagaaaaacAACAATCGAATACAGGACAGATATGTTCAAACGAATTGAACTTTAATAACAGTTCTGATGATAGTGATAATAATAGCGTTAAACATAATCTTTATTTACCAACAGAAACATATAGAAGTGTTGGAGTTGGTGCTGAGTACAATGAAGAAACTGATCAACATCCAAAAAGTAATCACAGTAATACAACATTTGAATCATCAACTATAAATCATGTAGAGAATGAATCAACGAATTCTACGTATAATCAAACAATGTTTAGAGCTATTGTGGAGATTGAATGTGCATTACATTTgccaaaaatagaaaaaattaatgaaactgtTGAACCAAGTACATATGTATCATTTCAGGCCATTAAATCTGATCATACAAAAGCTTCAAACTCGTATATGATTACTAATACGTTTCCACATAGTTGCAACCCTAAATGGAATTGGAAATGTGATACAGCATTACCGACAGAACTGCTTTTACAT GATAAAAAGAgattaattctaaaaatttgGCGAATATTAGATACAGATAATAGTATGGAAATAAACTTAGAGAAAGATATTGTTATTGGATTCTCTGCTATTGATCTCTCAGTTTTGATTAATGGCTTTCCGACAGTATCTGGTTGGTTTCATATAATGGACTTTACTGGAAAATGCAATGGACaaattaaa atatgTATAACACCATTAGctaatttatcattatttggAAAACCTATGACATCGTTAAGTGCAACCCGACTACCAATATGTTCTATGTCACAATTAAATTGGGTTCcattaaatatgtatgaaacACATTCTCATGATATAGAACAAACTAAAACTAGTAATAACTCATCAACATTTACACAGGAAGAAGAGAAATCAGAACATAGTGAAAATCAATTAAATGATCCTATTACTCACATTGATTTTGAAGATGTATCTATGTCATTTTTATCCTTATCCTTAAA acAAAAATTAACAGAATTAGATGAAATAACAAAACGCCTAGAATCACGATTACGTGATGTCACAAATACGGCTTTTGAAGATGATTTAGAAAATGAATTTGAATTAAATGAACAAAATAGCGATAATGAAAATAACGATTGTAAAATTATCACTCCAATACTATCTATTGCTACAAGAGATTACAATAGCAGAATATGCCACAATACAAGTACTACAGAAAATGAAAACCAAAATACATCAAATGAAACGAGTATTCAAAATTTTTTGTCTCAAACTTATATTAGTTACAACAATGCAGTTAGTTGTGAAATAATGAAATCTGATTCttctaaaatattgaattctTATAGTAAACGAAATTTATCAAATGACAATTCTGAAATACAACAAAGTGAACATTTAGTGCAAAATAGTAGACCACTGGACAATACTTTCACTGATTACCCAGAACGAGGAGCAAAAGcacatataaattatttacttgATAAACTATCTCTGCAGTTTCCTACACAAACCTGTTTGACTAAGACTATACCAATGGAAAAAAATATTACTAATGTATTAACACATTTACCAAGTAGTAATAATTTACAAGACAGTAATAAACATAACCAAGAACACAAAACATCTATATTATGTAATCAAATGGATGACATACATGAGTTAACTATCCAAAACTCAGAAAATCctataaataattgtacaaCTAAGTCAGAGGTTGATACATATGATAAAAATTCATCTGAGACATCTATGCACTCACAAACTGCTAATAAAGTATCGAAAGTAATTCGTGAAGAATTAATTGCTGAAGAAAATAGCAATACATCTAAATATGATGAATTAACAACGTATCTTGTAACTTCAAATATTCGTCATATGGATTTAAATAACATTTGTAATCCTCTTTTATATCAGCATTTAGTACCTGATTTACATTACTCACATACACCATTAGAAGAAGAAACTATCAAACAATTAGATAATCGATATAGTAAAGtgtttaataaatcaataagtaataaattaaatagaataCATAGTTCGGTGGAAACTAATTTATCTCTAGCAAATGCTGAACGTTTTAAAACAATACCATCTGGAGTATcagaaaatattgataatagtATTGATTTAACTGTTCTCCATAATACTAATTACAATGACTTATTGGCTAGTAATAGTACAGAATCGACTACAACTATATCAATTAACAAttcaataataaaatcaattgATTCAGAAGTAGTTGAAAATGACGATTCTGTATCTTCTGAAACATCTCTTCTTGTGCTTTCAAGGCAAGCACCTGATGGTGGTAATCCTATAGAAGATAATAAAAAGCCATTAATTACACAACAAGAAGATAAAATTCTCCACTCATAA
- the LOC100648922 gene encoding protein arginine methyltransferase NDUFAF7, mitochondrial — MAIFRTFGKYVKYYKPFSTKMLLNYRNRFLFYSSYNFSTVSDKKSQSLYHYLYSKILACGPITIHDYMKEILTHPTVGYYMNKDVFGKQGDFTTSPEITQLFGEMIAIWMKYESQKISKGPFQIIELGPGRGTLIKDILRVYKQFKSLNNISVHLVEISPTLSLIQAKNLCKTITEYDTKINESKSNPINYYREGITEDGIKIYWYNSIKDVPKNFSIFLAHEFFDALPIHKFQKTDRGWCEVLVDIIQGSNEEKFCYVLSNAPTPATFYISNDEKREHVEISPESLVIVDYIANFLWECGGFALICDYGHNGDKTDTFRGFSQHKIHDPLLHPGTADLTADVDFAAIKKIAEKDDRLITFGPVTQSSFLRNLGIDLRLQMLLQNISEERKKSLQTGYHMIMDEDKMGTRFKILSLFPSVLKEYFEKVPVTGFY; from the exons ATGGCTATTTTTCGGACATTTGGAAAATATGTAAAGTATTACAAACCATTTAGTACAAAAATGTTACTAAATTATCGAAaccgttttttgttttattcgtCGTATAATTTTTCAACCGTGAGTGACAAAAAGTCACAAAGTCTTTATCACTATTTATACTCGAAAATTTTAGCCTGTGGACCTATTACAATTCATGATTAcatgaaagaaattttaactCATCCAACTGTAGGATACTATATGAATAAAGACGTTTTTGGAAAACAGGGCGATTTTACAACATCACCAGAAATTACACAATTATTTGGAGAA atgATAGCCATATGGATGAAATATGAATCGCAAAAGATTTCTAAGGGTCCTtttcaaataattgaattaGGTCCAGGCAGAGGAACTTTAATTAAAGATATATTAAGG GTGTATAAACAATTTAAATCTCTAAATAATATATCAGTACATTTAGTTGAAATTAGTCCTACTTTGTCCTTGATTCAGGCAaagaatttatgtaaaacaattacagaatatgatacaaaaattaatgaatCTAAAAGTAACCCTATCAATTACTATAGAGAAGGTATTACAGAAGATGggataaaaatatattggtaCAATTCTATTAAGGATGTGCCTAAAAATTTTAGTATATTTTTAGCACATGAATTTTTTGATGCATTACCAATTCATAAATTTCAG aaAACTGATAGAGGCTGGTGTGAAGTTTTAGTAGACATAATTCAAGGAAGTAATGAAGAGAAATTTTGTTATGTGTTATCAAATGCTCCAACACCTGCTACCTTTTATATATCA AATGATGAAAAGAGAGAGCATGTTGAAATTAGCCCAGAAAGTTTAGTAATAGTGGATTATATAGCAAACTTTTTATGGGAATGTGGTGGATTTGCTCTAATTTGTGATTATGGCCATAATGGTGATAAAACTGATACTTTTCGTGGATTTTCTCAACATAAAATACACGATCCACTATTACACCCAGGAACTGCAGATTTAACAGCAGATGTTGATTTTGCAGCTATTAAAAAAATTGCAGAGAAAGATGATAGGTTAATAACTTTTGGACCAGTAACTCAATCAAGCTTTCTACGAAACCTTGGAATTGATTTAAGATTGCAAATGctcttacaaaatatttcagaagaaagaaagaaatcgttACAAACAGGATATCATATGATAATGGATGAAGATAAAATGGGAACacgttttaaaattttatcactATTTCCATCtgttttaaaagaatatttcgaaaaagtACCAGTAACAGGTTTTTATTAA